In a single window of the Halobaculum lipolyticum genome:
- a CDS encoding YccF domain-containing protein encodes MAQRSLFTRALWFVAIGWWATPAVVNVAWFLNATVIGLPLGIKLINLVPTVLTLKEPRSLSVPGDGRGQRSLLVRGLYFVFVGWWLSLLWANVAAFLAVTIVGLPVAYWMFNRLPYVTSLYRFDG; translated from the coding sequence ATGGCACAACGTTCGCTGTTCACTCGCGCCCTGTGGTTCGTCGCGATCGGGTGGTGGGCCACGCCGGCGGTCGTCAACGTCGCTTGGTTCCTCAACGCGACGGTCATCGGGCTGCCGCTGGGGATCAAGCTGATCAACCTCGTCCCCACCGTGTTGACGCTCAAGGAACCGCGGTCGCTGTCGGTCCCCGGCGACGGTCGCGGGCAGCGGTCGCTGCTCGTTCGCGGACTGTACTTCGTGTTCGTCGGCTGGTGGCTCAGCCTCCTGTGGGCGAACGTCGCCGCGTTCCTCGCGGTGACTATCGTCGGACTGCCGGTCGCCTACTGGATGTTCAACCGGCTGCCGTACGTCACGTCGCTGTACCGGTTCGACGGGTAG
- a CDS encoding non-histone chromosomal MC1 family protein: MVREDGKRNFALREGDGTEESVFSGNTPRQAALKAARRLEPASSEDAADRIELRLREKGTDKVHIYEGWSWRESAPDNKPDWMPDEITEANVAKKGIEHLEN, encoded by the coding sequence ATGGTACGTGAGGACGGTAAGCGGAACTTCGCGCTGCGCGAGGGCGACGGCACCGAGGAGAGCGTCTTCTCCGGAAACACGCCACGACAGGCCGCGCTGAAGGCGGCTCGCCGCCTCGAACCGGCGAGCTCCGAGGACGCCGCCGACCGGATCGAACTCCGACTCCGGGAGAAGGGGACCGACAAGGTCCACATCTACGAAGGGTGGTCGTGGCGCGAGTCCGCTCCCGACAACAAACCCGACTGGATGCCCGACGAGATCACCGAGGCGAACGTCGCCAAGAAGGGCATCGAACACCTCGAGAACTGA
- a CDS encoding AbrB/MazE/SpoVT family DNA-binding domain-containing protein, which yields MVRKKTLSPSGAKDENGEYHNVHVNLHEDELAVAGLEIGDEVFVRVRDGKIIIQKADPDEVEHDF from the coding sequence ATGGTCCGGAAGAAAACGCTCAGCCCGAGTGGGGCGAAGGACGAGAACGGCGAGTACCACAACGTCCACGTGAACCTGCACGAGGACGAGCTCGCCGTCGCCGGTCTGGAGATCGGCGACGAGGTGTTCGTTCGCGTCCGTGACGGGAAGATTATCATCCAGAAAGCGGACCCCGACGAGGTAGAACACGACTTCTGA
- a CDS encoding quinone-dependent dihydroorotate dehydrogenase, with amino-acid sequence MRAYDLAKPALYALPAETAHEGTHRLLRAVQGTPVESVLRDRYAVDDERLRTEAFGLSFPTPVGVAAGFDKNARVPRTLASLGFGHVEVGGVTAERQPGNPRPRMFRLREDEAIVNRMGFNNDGADLVGDRLDREPAPDVPLGVNVGKSKSTPLEDAADDYRYTYERVGAHADYVAVNVSSPNTPGLRSLQNRDSLERILGTLSDAGADPLLVKFSPDLPGPAVEEALAVVDDLDLDGVIATNTTTERPDSLRSPQRAERGGLSGKPIEERATGMVRFIAERTDVPVVGVGGVSDAAGAYAKIRAGASLVQLYTGLVYEGPSLARDINVGLCDLLERDGFDSVADAVGADL; translated from the coding sequence ATGAGGGCCTACGACTTAGCGAAGCCCGCGTTGTACGCGCTTCCGGCCGAGACCGCCCACGAGGGCACCCACCGCCTCCTGCGCGCCGTGCAGGGGACGCCCGTGGAATCCGTTCTCCGCGACCGCTACGCCGTCGACGACGAGCGACTGCGAACGGAGGCGTTCGGGCTGTCGTTCCCCACGCCCGTCGGCGTCGCCGCGGGGTTCGACAAGAACGCGCGCGTCCCCCGGACACTCGCGTCGCTCGGCTTCGGCCACGTCGAAGTCGGCGGCGTCACGGCCGAGCGACAGCCCGGCAACCCCCGACCCCGGATGTTCCGCCTCCGGGAGGACGAGGCTATCGTCAACCGCATGGGGTTCAACAACGACGGGGCGGACCTCGTCGGCGACCGCTTGGACCGCGAGCCGGCGCCCGACGTCCCCCTCGGCGTCAACGTCGGCAAGTCGAAGTCCACCCCACTGGAGGACGCCGCCGACGACTACCGCTACACGTACGAACGCGTGGGCGCGCACGCGGACTACGTCGCCGTCAACGTCTCCTCCCCCAACACGCCCGGCCTCCGGTCGCTCCAGAACCGCGACTCCCTCGAACGCATCCTCGGGACGCTCTCGGACGCCGGAGCCGACCCACTGCTCGTGAAGTTCTCGCCGGACCTCCCCGGGCCGGCCGTCGAGGAGGCGCTCGCCGTCGTCGACGACCTCGACCTCGACGGCGTCATCGCGACCAACACGACCACCGAGCGCCCCGACTCCCTCCGGAGTCCGCAGCGGGCCGAACGCGGCGGCCTCTCGGGCAAGCCCATCGAGGAGCGCGCCACGGGGATGGTCCGCTTCATCGCCGAGCGGACGGACGTGCCGGTCGTCGGCGTCGGCGGCGTCTCCGACGCCGCGGGCGCGTACGCGAAGATCCGAGCCGGCGCCAGCCTCGTCCAACTGTACACAGGGCTGGTCTACGAGGGACCGAGCCTCGCGCGCGACATCAACGTGGGGCTGTGCGACCTGCTGGAGCGCGACGGGTTCGACTCGGTCGCCGACGCGGTCGGCGCGGACCTGTAG
- a CDS encoding valine--tRNA ligase, with the protein MPSGDYDPETAEPEWQRRWVDQETYAYDDEAATDPNTVFSIDSPPPTVSGDLHMGHLYGFTLQDFVARFERMNGETTFFPFGYDDNGIASERLAEEELGIRHQDFERREFQRKCREVCATYEEQFTENIQGLGVSVDWNHTYQTIEPRVQRISQLSFVDLYEQGREYREKAPAIWCPECETAISQVETEDDEQDSHFHDIAFPVAGSDEAFTISTTRPELLPACVAVFVHPDDDDNQHLVGESAEVPLFGHEVPILADESVDMDTGSGIVMCCTFGDQNDIEWYQIHDLDLRVAIDESGHMTEVAEAYEGLHSGEAREAIVDDLDDAGALLDRRAITHTVNVHERCGTSVEFLVTEQWYIEMLDKTDEYLDAGREMEWFPEKMFTRYEHWVEGLQWDWLISRQRSSGIPFPVWYCADCDEPVIAEKADLPVDPLSDDPPVDACPECGHAEFVPEEDVLDTWATSSLTPLINAGWDWDDEAEAFSMERPELYQFDMRPQGHDIISFWLFHTVVKCYEHTGEVPFDQTLINGMVLDENREAMSKSKGNVVLPREVLAEYPVDAARFWAAGSAVGDDLPYNEKGLRAGEKLLRKLWNASKLVESLVGDAREDRPDLAHDDLRELDRWLLAELDDLTGTLTEQLENRAFSKARDGLRGFFWHTFCDDYLEVAKTRVREADDDDPAARYTLSVAHERFVKLFAPMLAHVTEELWQDMYAAERAGDDFDSVHLCDWPEPLGVDADRDAGVAAMSVVGALRRYKSERGLPLNAALDRVEVFGAGDLAAYADDVRGVMNVGELTVLEEEPEVESVITGIDLDYSTVGPQFGETVGDIEAALAQDDYELVDDELHVAGETLGADLFDVERERRYSGTGELLQPEDAVVIVHDDE; encoded by the coding sequence ATGCCCAGTGGGGACTACGACCCGGAGACCGCCGAGCCGGAGTGGCAACGGCGCTGGGTCGACCAGGAGACGTACGCGTACGACGACGAGGCCGCGACCGACCCGAACACCGTCTTCTCCATCGACTCCCCGCCGCCGACCGTATCCGGCGACCTCCACATGGGCCACCTGTACGGGTTCACCCTGCAGGACTTCGTCGCCCGCTTCGAGCGCATGAACGGGGAGACGACGTTCTTCCCGTTCGGCTACGACGACAACGGCATCGCCTCCGAGCGCCTCGCCGAGGAGGAACTCGGCATCCGCCACCAGGACTTCGAGCGCCGCGAGTTCCAGCGGAAGTGCCGTGAGGTGTGCGCCACCTACGAGGAGCAGTTCACCGAGAACATCCAGGGGCTGGGCGTCTCCGTCGACTGGAACCACACCTACCAGACCATCGAGCCGCGCGTCCAGCGCATCTCCCAGCTCTCGTTCGTCGACCTGTACGAGCAGGGCCGCGAGTACCGCGAGAAGGCCCCCGCCATCTGGTGTCCCGAGTGCGAGACGGCCATCTCGCAGGTCGAGACCGAGGACGACGAGCAGGACTCCCACTTCCACGACATCGCGTTCCCGGTCGCCGGCAGCGACGAGGCGTTCACCATCTCGACGACGCGCCCGGAACTGCTCCCCGCGTGTGTCGCCGTCTTCGTCCACCCCGACGACGACGACAACCAACACCTCGTCGGCGAGTCGGCCGAGGTCCCGCTGTTCGGCCACGAGGTGCCGATCCTCGCCGACGAGAGCGTCGACATGGACACCGGCTCCGGCATCGTGATGTGCTGTACGTTCGGCGACCAGAACGACATCGAGTGGTACCAGATCCACGACCTGGACCTGCGCGTCGCCATCGACGAGTCCGGCCACATGACCGAGGTCGCCGAGGCGTACGAGGGGCTGCACTCGGGCGAGGCCCGCGAGGCCATCGTCGACGACCTCGACGACGCCGGCGCGCTGCTGGACCGCCGCGCGATCACCCACACGGTGAACGTCCACGAGCGGTGTGGTACGAGCGTCGAGTTCCTCGTCACCGAGCAGTGGTACATCGAGATGCTCGACAAGACCGACGAGTACCTCGACGCCGGCCGGGAGATGGAGTGGTTCCCGGAGAAGATGTTCACCCGGTACGAACACTGGGTCGAGGGACTGCAGTGGGACTGGCTCATCTCCCGCCAGCGCTCGTCGGGCATCCCGTTCCCCGTCTGGTACTGCGCCGACTGCGACGAGCCGGTCATCGCGGAGAAGGCCGACCTCCCGGTCGACCCGCTGTCGGACGACCCGCCAGTCGACGCCTGCCCCGAGTGTGGGCACGCGGAGTTCGTCCCCGAGGAGGACGTCCTCGACACGTGGGCCACCTCCAGCCTGACGCCGCTGATCAACGCCGGCTGGGACTGGGACGACGAGGCCGAGGCGTTCAGCATGGAGCGCCCCGAACTGTACCAGTTCGACATGCGCCCGCAGGGGCACGACATCATCAGCTTCTGGCTGTTCCACACCGTCGTCAAGTGCTACGAGCACACCGGCGAGGTGCCGTTCGACCAGACGCTCATCAACGGGATGGTGCTCGACGAGAACCGCGAGGCGATGTCGAAGTCGAAGGGGAACGTCGTCCTCCCGCGGGAGGTGCTCGCGGAGTACCCCGTCGACGCCGCGCGCTTCTGGGCCGCCGGCTCCGCCGTCGGCGACGACCTCCCGTACAACGAGAAGGGGCTGCGCGCCGGCGAGAAGCTGCTCCGGAAGCTGTGGAACGCTTCGAAGCTCGTCGAGTCGCTCGTCGGCGACGCCCGCGAGGACCGCCCGGACCTCGCACACGACGACCTGCGCGAACTCGACCGCTGGCTGCTCGCCGAGTTGGACGACCTGACCGGGACGCTCACCGAGCAGCTGGAGAACCGGGCGTTCTCGAAGGCGCGCGACGGCCTGCGCGGCTTCTTCTGGCACACGTTCTGTGACGACTACCTCGAGGTGGCGAAGACGCGCGTCCGGGAGGCCGACGACGACGACCCCGCCGCGCGCTACACGCTGTCGGTCGCCCACGAGCGGTTCGTGAAGCTGTTCGCGCCGATGCTGGCGCACGTCACCGAGGAGCTGTGGCAGGACATGTACGCCGCCGAGCGCGCGGGCGACGACTTCGACTCCGTCCACCTGTGCGACTGGCCCGAGCCGCTCGGCGTCGACGCCGACCGCGACGCCGGCGTCGCCGCGATGTCGGTCGTCGGCGCGCTGCGCCGCTACAAGAGCGAGCGCGGGCTGCCCCTCAACGCCGCGCTCGACCGCGTCGAGGTGTTCGGCGCGGGCGACCTGGCGGCGTACGCCGACGACGTGCGCGGCGTGATGAACGTCGGGGAGTTGACCGTGCTCGAGGAGGAGCCGGAGGTCGAGTCCGTGATCACGGGCATCGACCTCGACTACTCGACGGTCGGTCCGCAGTTCGGCGAGACGGTCGGCGACATCGAGGCCGCGCTCGCGCAGGACGACTACGAGCTCGTCGACGACGAACTCCACGTCGCCGGCGAGACGCTCGGCGCGGACCTGTTCGACGTCGAGCGCGAGCGGCGGTACTCCGGCACGGGCGAACTGCTCCAGCCGGAGGACGCGGTCGTCATCGTCCACGACGACGAGTAA
- a CDS encoding SDR family NAD(P)-dependent oxidoreductase, which translates to MTVAVVAGVGPGLGESVARRFAAEGCDVGLLARSADYLGDLAADLPTAAVAAPANLADPEDITAAFERVREELGPVDVLVNNASAASWTGLRDTTLDSFDRAYEVGPRADFLCAQAAVDDMLDPERGAPGGTVIVTGATTSVRGREGAVGFSMAKFGSRGLAESMARELGPEGVHVAHVVIDGGILGPDVETDTPEEYLDPDAVADSYWHLVEQGRSAWTLELDLRPHVESF; encoded by the coding sequence ATGACAGTCGCAGTCGTCGCCGGCGTCGGCCCGGGGTTGGGGGAGTCGGTCGCGCGGCGGTTCGCCGCCGAAGGGTGCGACGTCGGTCTGCTCGCCCGGAGCGCCGACTACCTCGGCGACCTCGCCGCCGACCTCCCGACGGCAGCGGTCGCCGCCCCCGCGAACCTCGCGGACCCCGAGGACATCACCGCCGCGTTCGAGCGCGTCCGCGAGGAACTCGGTCCCGTCGACGTGCTCGTGAACAACGCCAGCGCGGCCTCCTGGACCGGCCTGCGCGATACGACGCTCGACTCGTTCGACCGGGCGTACGAGGTCGGTCCGCGGGCCGACTTCCTCTGTGCGCAGGCGGCCGTCGACGACATGCTCGACCCCGAGCGCGGCGCCCCCGGCGGCACCGTCATCGTCACGGGCGCGACGACCTCCGTCCGCGGCCGCGAGGGCGCCGTCGGGTTCTCCATGGCGAAGTTCGGCTCCCGGGGGCTGGCGGAGTCGATGGCCCGCGAACTCGGTCCCGAGGGCGTCCACGTCGCCCACGTCGTCATCGACGGCGGCATCCTCGGGCCGGACGTGGAGACGGACACGCCCGAGGAGTACCTCGATCCCGACGCCGTCGCCGACAGCTACTGGCACCTCGTCGAGCAGGGCCGCTCGGCGTGGACGCTGGAACTGGACCTCCGGCCGCACGTCGAGTCGTTCTGA
- a CDS encoding NAD(P)/FAD-dependent oxidoreductase, which translates to MTVVVVGGGIVGVASAYELAVRGADVTLLERGSLGAGSTDRALGGIRAQFSTRINVELSVASIAVWDAFAERFGVDIDRRHTGYLFCTRDGDTADAFADQVAMQREFGVDSRLVDPAEAAAVCPGLRPEEFVAGTYCPTDSFADPHLALQGYAGAAREAGVELRTNTPVAALVPRESGVRVDLADDAADPIDADAVVNAAGAWAPRLAETAGYDLPIVPHRRQTAVVEPERPVPESDPLVVDVDTTAHFRPERDGRALVGGHFAAADPVVTDPDRCSEKPDTDWAVEAVERVGAFADYFGPDSRLAGGWAGLYAVTPDHHAIVEESVPGVVTAAGFSGHGFQHAPATATAVAELVLDGESSTVDVSPLSRERFGDGDLLVERNVA; encoded by the coding sequence ATGACCGTCGTCGTCGTCGGGGGAGGGATCGTCGGGGTCGCGAGCGCGTACGAGTTGGCCGTTCGCGGCGCCGACGTGACGCTCCTCGAACGTGGCAGCCTCGGCGCCGGCAGCACCGACCGCGCGCTCGGCGGCATCCGCGCGCAGTTCTCCACCCGGATCAACGTCGAACTGTCGGTCGCTTCCATCGCCGTCTGGGACGCGTTCGCCGAGCGCTTCGGCGTCGACATCGACCGCCGACACACCGGCTACCTGTTCTGCACCCGCGACGGCGACACCGCCGACGCCTTCGCCGACCAGGTCGCCATGCAACGGGAGTTCGGCGTCGACAGCCGCCTCGTCGACCCCGCGGAAGCGGCGGCGGTGTGCCCCGGCTTGCGCCCCGAGGAGTTCGTCGCCGGCACGTACTGCCCGACGGACAGCTTCGCGGACCCGCACCTCGCGCTCCAAGGGTACGCGGGCGCCGCCCGCGAGGCCGGCGTCGAGCTCCGGACGAACACGCCCGTCGCGGCGCTGGTCCCCCGCGAGTCCGGGGTTCGGGTCGACCTCGCCGACGACGCGGCCGACCCGATCGACGCCGACGCCGTCGTCAACGCCGCCGGCGCGTGGGCGCCGCGACTCGCCGAGACGGCCGGCTACGACCTGCCGATCGTCCCCCACCGCCGCCAGACCGCCGTCGTCGAGCCGGAGCGCCCCGTCCCGGAGTCCGACCCGCTCGTCGTCGACGTCGACACGACCGCCCACTTCCGGCCCGAGCGCGACGGCCGGGCGCTCGTCGGGGGGCACTTCGCGGCGGCCGACCCCGTCGTCACCGACCCCGACCGCTGCTCCGAGAAACCCGACACCGACTGGGCCGTCGAGGCGGTCGAACGCGTCGGCGCGTTCGCCGACTACTTCGGTCCCGACAGCCGCCTCGCGGGCGGGTGGGCCGGGCTGTACGCCGTGACGCCCGACCACCACGCCATCGTCGAGGAGTCGGTGCCGGGCGTCGTCACCGCCGCGGGCTTCTCGGGCCACGGCTTCCAGCACGCGCCGGCGACCGCGACGGCGGTGGCGGAGCTGGTGCTGGACGGCGAGTCGTCGACGGTCGACGTGTCGCCGCTGTCGCGCGAGCGGTTCGGAGACGGGGACCTGCTCGTGGAGCGCAACGTGGCGTGA
- a CDS encoding DUF5518 domain-containing protein, with product MATSSTGTLKHAVVGAVVSLVTFFLPFSPVIGGGVAGYLHGPDRTEGAKVGGLSGLLAAVPGAVLGTLIASIFVIAGPGQRSGLLVAFALFLVILLVGALYGGALGAVGGYVGAYLNEEFASPDRVDPAELREGGEGDDGEDVRSELTEFDDAADDTARA from the coding sequence ATGGCTACATCATCCACCGGGACCCTCAAACACGCCGTCGTCGGCGCGGTCGTCTCGCTCGTGACGTTCTTCCTGCCGTTCTCGCCGGTGATCGGCGGGGGCGTCGCCGGCTACCTCCACGGTCCCGACCGGACCGAGGGCGCGAAGGTCGGCGGGCTGTCGGGCCTGCTCGCGGCGGTGCCCGGGGCGGTACTCGGGACGCTGATCGCCTCGATATTCGTGATCGCCGGTCCCGGACAGCGCTCCGGGCTGCTCGTCGCGTTCGCGTTGTTCCTCGTGATCCTGCTCGTGGGCGCGCTGTACGGCGGCGCGCTCGGCGCCGTCGGCGGGTACGTCGGCGCGTACCTCAACGAGGAGTTCGCCTCCCCCGACCGCGTCGACCCGGCGGAGCTTCGCGAGGGCGGCGAGGGCGACGACGGTGAGGACGTGCGCTCGGAACTGACGGAGTTCGACGACGCCGCCGACGACACCGCTCGCGCCTGA
- a CDS encoding phenylalanine--tRNA ligase subunit alpha: MRLPQAQVALLETASATDATTVEQLASETDLKPETVTRAAFDLRDEGLVTVDERVEATATLTDEGETYLDAGLPEVRLFRAARDAGGAVGMGEAIGASGLEGPEVDIALANYARKGYGVVDGGEVSASEDADPDADEEAAALAALAAGESVDDADLLDRLERRELVAVDETTVRSVTLTDAGVTALMEGVETAETVDRLTPELLTSGEWEDVEFSEYNVEADAPAVEGGREHVLRNHAERVKDVLVGMGFREMDGPHADADFWINDCLFMPQDHPARTHWDRFALDVPPVADLPEGLVDRVEHAHRDGVGEDGDGYHSPWSEDFARAIALRGHTTSLSMRYLSGHADADIDPPQRYFSVEKVYRNDTLDATHLLEFFQIEGWVMAEELSVPDLMGTFEEFYRQFGIEDVRFKPHYNPYTEPSFELFGTHPETGEEIEIGNSGMFRDEVLEPLGIECDVMAWGLALERLAMLTTGAEDIRDLHGTLADLDFLRNAEVTY, from the coding sequence ATGCGACTCCCACAGGCGCAGGTCGCGTTGCTGGAGACCGCCAGCGCGACCGACGCGACGACCGTCGAACAGCTCGCGAGCGAGACGGACCTGAAGCCCGAGACGGTCACCCGCGCGGCCTTCGACCTCCGCGACGAGGGGCTGGTGACCGTCGACGAGCGCGTCGAGGCGACGGCGACGCTCACCGACGAGGGCGAGACGTATCTGGACGCCGGCCTGCCCGAGGTCCGCCTGTTCCGCGCCGCCCGCGACGCCGGCGGCGCCGTCGGGATGGGCGAGGCCATCGGCGCCAGCGGGCTGGAGGGTCCCGAGGTCGACATCGCGCTCGCCAACTACGCCCGGAAGGGGTACGGCGTCGTCGACGGCGGCGAAGTCAGCGCCAGCGAGGACGCCGACCCGGACGCCGACGAGGAGGCGGCCGCGCTCGCCGCGCTCGCCGCGGGCGAGTCGGTCGACGACGCGGATCTCCTCGACCGGCTGGAACGCCGCGAACTCGTCGCGGTCGACGAGACGACCGTCCGGTCGGTCACGCTCACCGACGCGGGCGTCACCGCCCTGATGGAGGGGGTCGAGACCGCCGAGACCGTCGACCGCCTCACCCCCGAACTGCTCACGAGCGGGGAGTGGGAAGACGTCGAGTTCTCGGAGTACAACGTCGAGGCGGACGCGCCGGCCGTCGAGGGCGGCCGCGAACACGTCCTGCGGAACCACGCCGAGCGCGTGAAGGACGTGCTCGTCGGCATGGGCTTCCGGGAGATGGACGGCCCGCACGCCGACGCCGACTTCTGGATCAACGACTGCCTGTTCATGCCGCAGGACCACCCGGCGCGCACCCACTGGGACCGCTTCGCGCTGGACGTGCCGCCGGTGGCCGACCTCCCCGAGGGGCTGGTCGACCGCGTGGAGCACGCCCACCGCGACGGCGTCGGCGAGGACGGCGACGGCTACCACTCGCCGTGGTCGGAGGACTTCGCGCGCGCCATCGCCCTCCGCGGCCACACGACGTCGCTGTCGATGCGTTACCTCTCGGGGCACGCGGACGCCGACATCGACCCGCCCCAGCGGTACTTCTCCGTCGAGAAGGTGTACCGCAACGACACCCTCGACGCGACCCACCTGCTGGAGTTCTTCCAGATCGAAGGCTGGGTGATGGCCGAGGAGCTGTCGGTGCCGGACCTGATGGGCACCTTCGAGGAGTTCTACCGCCAGTTCGGCATCGAGGACGTGCGGTTCAAACCCCACTACAACCCCTACACGGAGCCGAGTTTCGAGCTGTTCGGCACCCACCCGGAGACGGGCGAGGAGATCGAGATCGGCAACTCGGGGATGTTCCGCGACGAGGTGCTCGAACCGCTGGGCATCGAGTGTGACGTGATGGCGTGGGGGCTGGCGCTGGAGCGCCTCGCCATGCTCACGACCGGTGCCGAGGACATCCGCGACCTGCACGGCACGCTCGCGGATCTCGACTTCCTGCGGAACGCCGAGGTGACCTACTGA
- the pheT gene encoding phenylalanine--tRNA ligase subunit beta yields MPVVDIDTDELRGLTGEDKTDDEFKEDLFALGLEFEGETDDGLLQFEFGPDRLDRLSVEGVARSLRYQYGADRGVYVPETNDADWTIEVDPSVPDERPFVTGAVVRGVTLGADGLDSLIQLQEKLHATMGRGRAKGAIGIHDLTMLKGQALTEESEPSGTINAASSDLGATEKRVTYRGVDPEGDRFVPLDANTDMTPAQVLTDHPTGDTYADLVEGLDRYPAIYDELGLFSFPPVINGSRTEVDADSRDLFVELTGTDQWTIDKMCVIVCYALSARGGTVEEVQVDYADGATYPDEYGPDLLRPDFDTDEKSVGHDRIETMLGVDLERDEVVDLFERSGLDAAYSLGEADTTYDVTVPPYRVDVLHPLDLVDDVGRAYGFNELEPTYPDIGTIGGRHERSRLERAVRTSLIGLGFEDMLNFHMTSGAENYDRMRLDERDAGADLSTAPLGAEPAATIASPYSEDYTQLRTWALPSLVQVLENNTHRSYPQDLAEVGFVAHRDDDVNTRVAEDRHVAGVLARTDATYEDAKARVQAVCDDYDAALETPATEHPSFIPGRVAEVVVDGDAVGVVGELHPAVLVDRDVEVPVAAFEFSLSALE; encoded by the coding sequence ATGCCAGTCGTCGACATCGACACGGACGAACTGCGTGGACTGACCGGCGAGGACAAGACGGACGACGAGTTCAAGGAGGACCTGTTCGCGCTGGGGCTGGAGTTCGAGGGCGAGACCGACGACGGCCTGCTCCAGTTCGAGTTCGGTCCCGACCGCCTCGACCGGCTGTCCGTCGAGGGCGTCGCCCGCTCGCTGCGCTACCAGTACGGCGCCGACCGCGGCGTGTACGTGCCGGAGACGAACGACGCCGACTGGACCATCGAGGTCGACCCGTCCGTCCCGGACGAGCGCCCGTTCGTCACCGGCGCGGTCGTCCGCGGCGTGACCCTCGGCGCGGACGGGCTGGACTCGCTGATCCAGCTACAGGAGAAGCTCCACGCGACGATGGGGCGCGGCCGCGCGAAAGGCGCCATCGGGATCCACGACCTCACGATGCTGAAGGGGCAGGCGCTCACCGAGGAGTCCGAGCCGTCGGGCACCATCAACGCCGCCTCCTCGGATCTGGGCGCGACCGAGAAGCGCGTTACCTACCGCGGGGTCGACCCCGAGGGCGACCGGTTCGTCCCGCTGGACGCGAACACCGACATGACGCCCGCGCAGGTGCTCACCGACCACCCGACCGGCGACACGTACGCGGACCTCGTCGAGGGGCTCGACCGCTACCCCGCGATCTACGACGAGTTGGGGCTGTTCTCGTTCCCGCCGGTGATCAACGGCTCGCGCACGGAGGTCGACGCCGACTCCCGCGACCTGTTCGTCGAACTCACCGGCACCGACCAGTGGACCATCGACAAGATGTGCGTGATCGTCTGCTACGCGCTCTCCGCGCGCGGCGGCACCGTCGAGGAGGTGCAGGTCGACTACGCCGACGGCGCGACGTACCCCGACGAGTACGGCCCGGACCTGCTCCGGCCCGACTTCGACACCGACGAGAAGTCCGTCGGCCACGACCGCATCGAGACGATGCTGGGCGTGGACCTAGAGCGCGATGAGGTCGTCGACCTGTTCGAGCGCTCCGGGCTGGACGCCGCCTACAGTCTGGGCGAGGCGGACACGACCTACGACGTGACCGTGCCGCCGTACCGTGTCGACGTGCTCCACCCGCTGGATCTGGTCGACGACGTGGGGCGCGCCTACGGCTTCAACGAGTTGGAGCCGACGTACCCCGACATCGGCACCATCGGCGGGCGCCACGAGCGCTCGCGGCTGGAGCGCGCGGTGCGCACGAGCCTGATCGGGCTGGGCTTCGAAGACATGCTGAACTTCCACATGACCTCCGGCGCCGAGAACTACGACCGGATGCGCCTCGACGAGCGCGACGCCGGCGCCGACCTGTCGACGGCGCCGCTAGGGGCGGAGCCGGCGGCGACCATCGCCAGCCCGTACAGCGAGGACTACACCCAGCTTCGGACGTGGGCGCTCCCCTCGCTCGTACAGGTGCTGGAGAACAACACCCACCGAAGCTACCCGCAGGACCTCGCGGAGGTCGGCTTCGTCGCCCACCGCGACGACGACGTGAACACCCGCGTCGCCGAGGACCGCCACGTCGCGGGCGTGCTCGCCCGCACCGACGCGACGTACGAGGACGCCAAGGCGCGCGTGCAGGCCGTCTGTGACGACTACGACGCCGCGCTGGAGACGCCCGCGACCGAGCACCCGAGCTTCATCCCCGGCCGCGTCGCGGAGGTCGTCGTCGACGGCGACGCCGTCGGCGTCGTCGGCGAACTCCACCCGGCGGTGCTCGTCGACCGCGACGTGGAGGTGCCCGTGGCCGCCTTCGAGTTCTCGCTGTCGGCGCTGGAGTAA